A single genomic interval of Lacrimispora sphenoides JCM 1415 harbors:
- a CDS encoding EcsC family protein, with protein sequence MRRQFDKQVKQIKKEENKLLNKKENPLLKASIEPVADKIQSYIPNKLKTALETAFYKGFRLVFEKGYIYIEKTYDKDKIQLEYDLNNYAIDKVTKRKYLKRLDRHSKQSQMFNSSISVLEGGVLGALGIGLPDIPLFLSLVMKSVYEIALSYGYHYETEEEKAYVLLLICTAMAKQEQQKEFYQKLEKLGEDIDYKIIPEIDLEELIKTTAGILSESLLVAKFIQGIPLIGAVGGFVNYNIIRKISKFAGVKYKKRYYMNKQKSAAIKRDTE encoded by the coding sequence ATGAGACGGCAATTCGATAAGCAGGTGAAGCAGATAAAAAAAGAAGAAAATAAATTGCTTAACAAAAAGGAAAATCCATTATTAAAAGCTTCCATAGAGCCTGTTGCTGATAAAATTCAAAGTTATATTCCAAACAAATTGAAAACGGCCCTGGAGACGGCATTCTATAAAGGCTTCCGGTTGGTTTTTGAAAAAGGGTATATTTATATAGAGAAAACTTATGATAAAGATAAGATACAGTTGGAATATGATTTAAATAATTATGCCATTGACAAAGTAACCAAAAGAAAATATCTGAAACGCCTGGACCGGCATTCCAAGCAGTCCCAGATGTTTAATTCTTCCATTTCTGTACTGGAAGGAGGAGTTTTGGGTGCATTGGGAATCGGCTTGCCAGATATCCCGCTTTTTTTATCCTTGGTCATGAAATCTGTTTATGAAATTGCTTTAAGTTATGGATATCATTATGAAACAGAGGAAGAAAAAGCTTATGTCCTGCTTTTGATCTGTACTGCAATGGCGAAACAGGAGCAGCAGAAAGAATTCTATCAAAAACTTGAAAAATTAGGCGAGGACATCGATTATAAAATTATTCCGGAAATTGACTTGGAAGAACTTATAAAAACCACAGCTGGAATCCTATCAGAGTCATTATTAGTCGCAAAATTCATTCAGGGAATCCCATTGATAGGAGCGGTGGGTGGCTTTGTAAATTATAACATCATTCGTAAGATCAGCAAATTTGCCGGTGTGAAATATAAAAAGAGATATTACATGAATAAACAAAAAAGTGCTGCCATCAAGCGGGACACTGAATAA
- a CDS encoding MurR/RpiR family transcriptional regulator: MYIVAYRLLNLLNDCEFGSTDAHIAKNLLDMIYEVEFIPIDQVAAKCHISKSTLSKFIKRLGFEDYKEFRDNVRNEKKRSRYTGNEQKLSMNEFIEAQGIERYLNILSGDIKNFLSGISMEQIQKLAEAIYDYDKVAAFGAVYSETVAMDFMYMFAEERKYIKTNLFDTKQEQFINQADEDTLIIIFSNSGQYIYRDGLKALNSSKLFIKKTKGRIALITSNKEAAYDPCITYPVLYHLTTDVQNHLIVERIVVNLIVDSYRKVRKEKREK, encoded by the coding sequence ATGTATATTGTAGCTTATCGTTTGTTAAATTTACTGAATGACTGTGAGTTTGGTTCTACGGATGCACATATCGCGAAAAATCTGCTGGATATGATATACGAGGTTGAATTTATACCGATTGACCAGGTCGCGGCAAAATGCCACATTTCCAAGTCAACACTTTCTAAATTCATAAAGCGCCTTGGTTTTGAGGATTACAAAGAGTTTAGGGATAATGTGAGGAATGAGAAGAAAAGAAGCAGATATACCGGAAACGAACAAAAATTGTCGATGAACGAGTTTATTGAAGCACAAGGAATTGAACGATATTTGAATATCCTTTCTGGTGATATTAAGAATTTTCTGTCCGGAATTAGTATGGAGCAGATTCAAAAACTGGCAGAAGCAATTTATGATTATGATAAAGTTGCTGCATTCGGAGCCGTTTATTCGGAAACGGTTGCTATGGATTTTATGTATATGTTTGCCGAGGAGAGGAAATATATAAAAACAAATCTCTTTGATACAAAGCAGGAACAATTTATTAATCAGGCGGATGAGGATACTCTGATTATTATATTTTCTAATTCGGGACAGTACATCTATCGGGATGGGCTGAAAGCTTTGAATTCATCCAAATTATTTATCAAAAAAACCAAGGGCCGGATAGCACTTATTACTTCGAACAAAGAGGCTGCATATGACCCCTGTATCACGTACCCGGTCTTATATCACTTAACCACGGATGTGCAGAATCATCTGATTGTTGAACGTATCGTCGTGAATCTGATTGTGGACAGCTACAGAAAAGTCAGGAAAGAGAAAAGAGAAAAATAG
- a CDS encoding PTS mannose/fructose/sorbose transporter subunit IIAB has product MYFIIASHGEYAEACKKSCEMITGAAPQFSVVTFTEEMTKESVESAYRKILEEKGAEQCQAIITDIKGGTPYNAAIAIRHEYPSVALVSGLCLGMLIALNVGDTLENAIEQSREIITGEGVSAAKQTTKAVVSAEPVENNGIVNFRLDERLIHGQVATFWTRTLGVTRIMIVDNNILIDEIGKNALQAAVPSGIRLSVLSVANAARRLNKGAYAGQRVFLIVRRTDTIRELLDAGVKVKEVNIGNMGVKDGRKQITKSVYCTKEEIKDILDIEKSGVQVYAQMVPNDDKKKFTSFLNKEA; this is encoded by the coding sequence ATGTATTTTATTATTGCTTCGCATGGCGAATATGCCGAGGCCTGTAAAAAGAGCTGCGAAATGATTACTGGAGCAGCACCCCAGTTTTCAGTAGTGACTTTTACAGAAGAAATGACGAAAGAATCGGTTGAGAGTGCTTACAGAAAGATTCTTGAGGAAAAAGGAGCAGAACAGTGTCAGGCGATTATTACTGACATAAAGGGGGGGACGCCTTATAATGCAGCAATTGCCATAAGACATGAGTATCCATCTGTTGCGCTGGTATCAGGACTATGTCTGGGCATGCTGATTGCATTGAATGTAGGTGATACGCTGGAGAATGCGATTGAACAGTCAAGGGAAATAATTACCGGAGAAGGGGTATCTGCCGCAAAACAGACTACGAAAGCAGTTGTATCTGCTGAGCCGGTGGAAAATAACGGGATTGTGAATTTCAGGCTGGATGAACGTCTGATTCACGGCCAGGTGGCAACCTTCTGGACGCGTACTCTTGGCGTTACAAGAATTATGATAGTAGACAACAATATCCTGATTGATGAAATTGGCAAAAATGCTCTGCAGGCAGCAGTTCCGTCAGGGATCAGGCTAAGCGTCCTGTCAGTAGCGAATGCAGCGAGGAGGCTGAACAAAGGTGCGTACGCAGGACAGAGAGTATTCCTCATAGTAAGGAGGACGGATACAATCCGTGAGTTACTTGATGCAGGGGTCAAAGTAAAGGAAGTAAACATTGGAAACATGGGAGTGAAAGACGGACGGAAGCAAATAACGAAATCCGTATACTGCACGAAGGAAGAAATTAAGGACATTCTGGATATAGAGAAATCCGGCGTGCAGGTATATGCCCAGATGGTACCGAATGACGATAAGAAGAAATTCACATCTTTTTTAAACAAGGAGGCATAG
- a CDS encoding PTS mannose/fructose/sorbose/N-acetylgalactosamine transporter subunit IIC has protein sequence MGIQVWQILVLTLLAFFFICEGLSTSIFANQPVIIGTITGIVMGDIGTGLAVGATLQLMILGVGTYGGASIPDYVTGAMIGTVFAITSGKGMEFGMGLAVPVGLLMVQLDVLARFSNVFFSKRVEAAIERLDFKGITRNTWLGAFSWGLSRAIPVFLMLIFGQNLVNAITEYMPEWLMSGLSVAGGLLPAVGIAILLRYLPVKNYIAYLLIGFIAAAYLKVPMVGVAIMGVALAIIAFKQEAAKNQNVVVVNQGAVQEGLLDGEYED, from the coding sequence ATGGGAATTCAAGTGTGGCAGATTCTAGTATTGACATTATTAGCTTTCTTTTTTATTTGTGAGGGCTTATCCACCTCTATATTTGCAAACCAGCCGGTTATCATTGGAACAATTACCGGTATTGTTATGGGCGACATAGGAACAGGGCTGGCAGTAGGGGCGACTCTTCAGCTGATGATCCTTGGAGTAGGTACATATGGAGGGGCATCCATACCAGATTATGTAACTGGTGCCATGATTGGGACCGTATTTGCAATCACATCGGGAAAGGGAATGGAGTTTGGTATGGGACTGGCGGTGCCTGTAGGACTTTTGATGGTACAGCTTGATGTCCTTGCAAGATTTTCCAATGTGTTCTTTTCCAAAAGAGTCGAGGCAGCAATAGAAAGATTGGACTTTAAGGGGATTACAAGGAATACATGGCTGGGCGCTTTTTCGTGGGGGCTTTCCAGAGCGATTCCGGTTTTCCTGATGTTAATTTTCGGGCAGAACCTTGTAAATGCCATTACAGAGTATATGCCGGAATGGTTAATGAGCGGTCTGTCAGTTGCAGGAGGACTGCTTCCTGCTGTGGGCATTGCAATCCTGCTTAGATATCTTCCTGTTAAAAATTACATTGCTTATCTGCTCATTGGATTCATTGCAGCAGCGTACTTGAAAGTACCTATGGTTGGTGTAGCAATCATGGGAGTTGCATTAGCAATCATCGCATTTAAGCAGGAGGCGGCGAAAAACCAGAACGTTGTTGTAGTAAATCAGGGTGCAGTTCAGGAGGGATTGTTAGATGGAGAATATGAAGACTAA
- a CDS encoding PTS system mannose/fructose/sorbose family transporter subunit IID produces MENMKTNQEKITSQDINSVSKRWILASQITWNYEKMMAIGYLYSILPVLRKLYKKDDELKAAMRNHVQFFNTTPHMGGFILGIDIATEAEGKNSSTDGVETANGIKTGLMGPFAGVGDTIFGVLIPTICGSIAAYMGQQGNVTGVVIWILVNIAIMAFRYITVGIGYREGTKLIVSAKDKLDALTSAATLLGITVVGALIPTVVNANVTATFISGDVTLAGQDILDQIMPSLVPVLVVAAIYVLLGKKKMTSTKAILIVMAASILFAAIGFLG; encoded by the coding sequence ATGGAGAATATGAAGACTAATCAGGAAAAGATTACAAGCCAGGATATAAACAGTGTAAGCAAACGATGGATTCTGGCATCACAGATTACATGGAACTATGAAAAGATGATGGCAATAGGCTATCTATATTCCATTCTCCCGGTTCTGCGTAAATTATATAAAAAAGATGATGAATTAAAAGCAGCAATGAGAAATCATGTGCAGTTTTTTAACACGACTCCCCATATGGGCGGATTTATACTGGGCATTGATATTGCAACAGAGGCAGAAGGAAAAAACAGCAGCACAGATGGGGTTGAAACGGCAAATGGCATTAAAACAGGTCTGATGGGGCCTTTTGCAGGCGTCGGTGATACCATATTTGGAGTCCTGATACCGACGATTTGCGGTTCCATAGCCGCATATATGGGACAGCAGGGGAATGTGACAGGTGTCGTTATCTGGATATTGGTTAACATTGCAATCATGGCATTCCGTTATATCACAGTTGGAATTGGATACAGAGAGGGAACAAAATTAATTGTTTCTGCAAAAGATAAACTGGATGCATTGACAAGTGCGGCAACACTGCTTGGTATTACCGTGGTCGGTGCTTTGATTCCGACTGTAGTAAATGCGAATGTTACAGCAACGTTTATATCTGGTGATGTCACTTTGGCAGGACAGGACATTTTAGACCAGATCATGCCAAGCCTTGTTCCGGTTCTGGTTGTAGCCGCGATCTATGTTTTACTTGGTAAGAAAAAGATGACCTCTACGAAGGCAATCTTGATTGTTATGGCAGCATCCATCCTATTTGCTGCAATTGGATTTTTGGGATAA
- a CDS encoding SIS domain-containing protein encodes MGLEFFNKSKKIMEQLEAAEQEHIHEAAILVSDSIRNGGILQAFGSGHSYAGAIEVCGRAGGLIPSKLIRDKAEGMYESVEGNAPFLMRQVNIGENDIFILISNSGRNPFAIEMADYIKKKGNKLIVVTALEVSKSSTSRHSSGKLLYEFADVVLDNHSTFGDAALEVEGLDYKVCGTSSLSTCLLLQQMIYEAVQDMIAKGYEPPVYKSANIDGGREFNNTLEQKYADRIWHI; translated from the coding sequence ATGGGATTAGAGTTTTTTAACAAATCAAAAAAGATTATGGAACAACTGGAGGCAGCAGAACAGGAGCACATTCATGAGGCGGCCATATTAGTTTCTGATTCTATCAGAAACGGAGGAATCCTGCAGGCATTTGGAAGCGGGCATTCCTATGCAGGTGCAATTGAAGTATGCGGAAGAGCCGGAGGCTTGATACCAAGCAAGCTTATCCGTGACAAGGCGGAAGGAATGTATGAGAGTGTGGAAGGAAATGCTCCGTTTTTAATGCGGCAGGTGAACATAGGAGAGAATGATATTTTCATTCTGATCTCTAACTCCGGCAGAAACCCATTCGCAATAGAAATGGCTGATTACATAAAGAAAAAAGGCAACAAGCTGATCGTAGTAACTGCACTGGAAGTATCAAAAAGCTCAACTTCCAGACATTCTTCCGGTAAGCTTTTATATGAGTTCGCAGATGTGGTTTTGGATAACCATTCCACATTTGGGGATGCAGCCCTGGAAGTTGAAGGGTTGGACTACAAAGTTTGCGGAACCTCCTCACTCAGCACATGCCTTCTTTTGCAGCAAATGATTTATGAAGCGGTACAAGATATGATAGCAAAAGGATATGAGCCTCCGGTTTACAAGAGCGCTAATATTGACGGAGGAAGAGAATTTAATAATACTCTTGAACAGAAATATGCAGATAGAATCTGGCATATTTAA
- a CDS encoding copper homeostasis protein CutC, translating to MKHPVLEVCTDCVQSAVNADHAGADRIELCSNLVIGGVTPGMALFKLVKKYTDIKVRVLLRPRYGDYCYNAYEFEQLKEEVQMYRELGADGVVMGILKPDGRLDGERMSELKRLAGNMDTALHRAFDACINPMETMEQAVSLGIKTILTGGQCGNAWDGRELLKELYEKSAGRIEILAAGGINAEVMDKLIPLTGITSFHMSGKIEVDSMMTYRKAGSSMGLPERDEYALWQTSEEKVKQAVQVLKNVSKK from the coding sequence ATGAAACATCCGGTATTAGAAGTATGTACAGATTGTGTGCAGTCTGCGGTAAATGCGGATCACGCAGGAGCAGACAGGATTGAGCTTTGCAGCAATTTGGTAATCGGCGGTGTGACTCCAGGAATGGCGCTGTTTAAGCTGGTAAAAAAATATACGGATATAAAAGTCCGTGTCCTTCTGCGTCCCAGATACGGTGATTATTGTTATAATGCTTATGAATTTGAACAATTAAAAGAAGAAGTACAGATGTATCGTGAGTTGGGAGCTGACGGTGTGGTAATGGGAATCTTAAAGCCGGATGGCAGACTGGACGGGGAAAGAATGTCCGAACTGAAAAGATTAGCCGGAAACATGGACACTGCACTGCACAGAGCATTTGATGCCTGCATAAACCCAATGGAAACGATGGAACAGGCAGTTTCTTTAGGAATAAAAACCATTTTGACTGGCGGTCAATGTGGAAATGCATGGGATGGCAGAGAATTATTAAAAGAGCTTTATGAGAAAAGTGCAGGAAGAATCGAAATCCTGGCAGCAGGAGGAATTAATGCTGAAGTAATGGATAAATTAATTCCGCTTACCGGAATCACCTCTTTTCATATGTCCGGTAAAATTGAGGTGGACAGCATGATGACATATCGAAAAGCAGGAAGCAGCATGGGGCTTCCTGAAAGAGATGAATATGCCCTTTGGCAGACATCAGAGGAAAAAGTAAAACAGGCTGTTCAAGTTTTAAAAAATGTTTCGAAAAAGTAA
- a CDS encoding cache domain-containing sensor histidine kinase yields MIPERGKGMKKPSKLSVRMFLLLLLCVVMPLAGTCIYVRVSMEHFIQEKLSEKVIQNISRGERNICDNLQNIAALTNVFVYDEELQRRITDSNTSEYDNTKYFDQMIHKLSIASGFDFVQDMKIILFDDYSRIYSNWSMNYQDYQFLLDQDWVKKSRENNGHIVWAMFNPAYIIGEQKDQTYISLAKSLLNDYTTGNVIGTLIISIDQKKFSDLLMEYAYAGDMAYVCVGEGTVLMQNDTQGLIHEEDIRNLFRETEKKKSGSLRYQSAGGNFLISYYTIPKPWVFNDQQMKVFHFTNYQEVTNQVEMIGSRMNLIILIVICALVLILYLSIRMLVKPIVKLSGQMENYTLDMDLKDIDMNRSDEIGQLNRSFRQMSINIRHLFEELKNEHEIKEKYRYESLRAQLNPHFLFNTLSTIRWMAIIRGADNIVDGIDALAHILKYSMSRENCLVTVAEEVENIRNYLYIQNCRYGNHCRLEMELEEDIMNLKTAKFILQPIVENAIIHGYDKEREEILIRIYGSAEEDSLNIYVEDDGVGISPNVIRQFEASREGRIKESKLTGIGIKNVDEYIRITFGNEYGLTIESLKTRGTVVLFTLPVIREEKSGDEKGDDCR; encoded by the coding sequence ATGATACCGGAAAGAGGAAAAGGAATGAAAAAGCCTTCTAAATTATCTGTTCGGATGTTTCTATTGTTACTGCTATGTGTGGTCATGCCTTTGGCAGGGACCTGTATTTACGTACGAGTCAGCATGGAACATTTTATCCAGGAAAAGCTGAGTGAAAAAGTTATTCAGAACATTTCAAGGGGAGAACGGAATATCTGCGATAATTTACAGAACATAGCCGCTCTGACCAACGTCTTTGTATATGACGAAGAACTGCAAAGGCGTATTACAGATTCCAATACGTCTGAATATGACAACACAAAGTACTTTGACCAGATGATACATAAGCTGAGCATTGCCAGCGGATTTGATTTCGTTCAGGATATGAAGATCATTCTGTTTGATGATTACAGCAGGATATACTCCAACTGGAGCATGAATTACCAGGATTACCAGTTTCTCCTGGATCAGGATTGGGTGAAAAAGAGCAGGGAGAACAATGGGCATATTGTATGGGCTATGTTTAATCCGGCCTATATTATTGGTGAACAGAAAGATCAGACCTACATTTCTCTGGCAAAATCCCTGCTCAATGATTATACAACGGGTAATGTCATAGGAACGCTTATCATCAGCATTGACCAGAAAAAATTCAGCGACCTTTTGATGGAATACGCCTATGCCGGTGACATGGCTTATGTCTGTGTGGGAGAAGGAACTGTGCTAATGCAGAATGACACCCAGGGGCTCATTCATGAAGAGGATATAAGGAATCTGTTCCGGGAGACGGAGAAGAAAAAAAGCGGGAGCCTGCGGTATCAGTCTGCAGGAGGAAACTTTCTTATAAGTTATTACACCATACCAAAGCCGTGGGTATTTAACGATCAGCAGATGAAAGTCTTTCATTTCACCAATTATCAGGAAGTGACCAATCAGGTGGAAATGATCGGGAGCAGGATGAATCTGATCATCCTGATCGTCATATGCGCGCTTGTCTTAATTCTGTATCTTTCCATCAGGATGCTGGTTAAGCCCATTGTAAAACTCAGCGGCCAGATGGAAAATTACACGCTGGATATGGATTTAAAAGATATCGATATGAATCGGTCCGATGAGATCGGCCAGTTAAACCGCTCCTTCCGGCAAATGTCCATTAACATCCGCCATTTGTTTGAAGAGCTTAAAAATGAGCACGAGATAAAGGAAAAATACCGGTATGAGTCTTTGCGGGCACAGTTAAATCCCCATTTTCTATTCAATACCCTGTCTACTATCCGCTGGATGGCGATCATAAGAGGAGCGGATAATATCGTAGATGGAATTGATGCTTTGGCCCATATATTAAAATACAGCATGAGCAGGGAAAACTGCCTGGTAACGGTGGCGGAAGAGGTGGAGAATATCAGGAATTATCTTTATATCCAAAACTGCCGCTACGGAAATCACTGCAGGCTGGAAATGGAACTTGAGGAAGACATCATGAATTTGAAAACAGCTAAATTTATCCTTCAGCCCATTGTAGAAAATGCTATCATTCATGGATATGACAAGGAAAGGGAAGAAATCCTGATCAGGATTTACGGATCTGCAGAGGAGGACAGCCTTAACATATATGTGGAGGATGACGGTGTAGGTATTTCCCCTAATGTTATCAGGCAATTTGAGGCCTCCAGAGAAGGCCGGATAAAGGAAAGCAAGCTGACAGGCATCGGAATCAAGAATGTGGATGAGTATATCCGAATTACCTTCGGCAATGAGTATGGGCTGACCATAGAAAGTCTTAAAACAAGAGGGACGGTGGTATTGTTCACACTTCCGGTAATCAGAGAGGAGAAATCAGGGGATGAAAAGGGTGATGATTGTAGATGA
- a CDS encoding response regulator transcription factor produces the protein MKRVMIVDDEVLVRLGIQSLIKWENYGYQIVCDASDGEEALQKIRQYQPDIVLTDLKMSPVDGFELISECREKHPHIQFVVLSSYNDFDNVRNAMKMGAFDYVFKLTVKPEELLKIMDEATSSGKGTDTAQETTALAERNLEVIKKGLFKRILNSETFLKKYLEELMRLPLSVNFDHPFHILSITIDDFKVVRKKGDFMDLELLIFTMENILSELFNRHHRAEVFQYGEYDFAVAVNLEENQDHKAFFTAMEKEFGIFLSCARQYYGLEVSGALSRECTGIKGLKEAIAQNRGTLNMRFFSEPGKLHPYERSVKEEAVLPAEFHSSVLERLAAEHDFFGMRKFLEDLFEFLKEKNRWEPEEIRYLLRKAYGTLAASFARSRADIDLFLDKNGINMEASINDYTYLEKIRQSVLELLEQYKKEYESNSGRILRKEVAEAKSFVRSHMKEELQVAEIAAMVNMSGSYFSHVFKKEEGISFLEYVYRVRMEHARYLLESSDLKINEIADEVGIFNPNYFSTQFKKSVGQSPLEYRQAWLKKAEENSRI, from the coding sequence ATGAAAAGGGTGATGATTGTAGATGATGAGGTTTTGGTGCGCCTGGGAATCCAGTCATTGATCAAATGGGAAAACTATGGATACCAGATTGTCTGTGATGCATCGGATGGGGAAGAGGCACTTCAAAAGATCAGACAGTACCAGCCGGATATCGTTCTTACGGATTTAAAGATGAGCCCGGTGGATGGCTTTGAGCTGATCTCTGAGTGCAGGGAAAAACATCCTCACATCCAGTTTGTTGTCTTAAGCAGCTATAATGATTTTGACAATGTAAGAAATGCCATGAAAATGGGGGCGTTTGATTATGTTTTTAAATTGACGGTGAAGCCGGAGGAACTGCTGAAAATCATGGATGAAGCCACCTCCTCAGGGAAAGGGACCGATACAGCCCAGGAAACCACTGCACTGGCGGAACGGAATCTGGAAGTCATAAAGAAGGGACTGTTTAAAAGGATTTTAAACTCTGAAACCTTTTTGAAGAAATATTTAGAGGAACTGATGAGACTGCCTCTTTCCGTAAATTTTGACCATCCGTTCCATATTCTCTCCATTACCATCGATGATTTTAAGGTGGTGAGAAAAAAGGGGGATTTTATGGATTTAGAGCTCCTGATATTTACCATGGAAAATATCCTTAGTGAGTTGTTCAACCGCCATCACCGTGCAGAAGTGTTCCAATATGGGGAATATGATTTTGCCGTGGCAGTAAACCTGGAAGAAAATCAGGATCATAAGGCCTTTTTTACAGCAATGGAGAAGGAGTTCGGCATCTTTTTAAGCTGCGCCAGACAGTATTACGGTCTGGAGGTAAGCGGAGCATTGAGCAGGGAATGTACGGGGATCAAAGGGTTAAAGGAGGCCATTGCTCAGAACCGGGGTACATTAAATATGCGCTTTTTTTCGGAACCTGGAAAGCTTCATCCATACGAGAGGAGCGTTAAGGAAGAGGCGGTTCTTCCGGCTGAGTTTCACAGCTCTGTTTTAGAACGTCTGGCGGCGGAACACGACTTTTTCGGGATGAGGAAGTTTCTGGAGGACTTATTTGAATTCCTGAAAGAAAAGAACCGGTGGGAGCCTGAGGAAATCCGTTATCTTTTAAGAAAGGCCTATGGAACCCTGGCAGCCTCCTTTGCCCGCAGCAGAGCCGATATAGATCTGTTCCTGGATAAGAACGGAATAAACATGGAGGCATCCATCAATGATTATACATATCTTGAAAAAATCAGGCAATCCGTACTGGAATTGCTGGAACAGTATAAAAAGGAGTATGAATCAAACAGCGGCAGAATATTGAGAAAAGAGGTTGCCGAAGCAAAGAGTTTTGTCCGAAGTCATATGAAGGAAGAACTGCAGGTTGCAGAAATTGCGGCTATGGTGAACATGAGCGGCAGTTATTTTTCCCACGTATTTAAAAAGGAGGAAGGGATTAGCTTTTTGGAATATGTATACCGGGTGAGAATGGAGCATGCCAGATACTTACTGGAAAGCAGCGATTTAAAGATAAATGAGATTGCAGATGAGGTTGGAATCTTTAATCCCAATTATTTCAGCACCCAGTTTAAAAAGAGCGTGGGACAGTCTCCTTTGGAATATCGCCAGGCTTGGTTAAAGAAAGCGGAGGAAAATAGCAGAATATGA
- a CDS encoding ABC transporter substrate-binding protein: protein MRKWKKIGALGMASLMAMSVMAGCQSGQKTEQVTASGETAKTDESKTEAPKAGNGEPVVLRMWGGVPAEAGPQAVCDNFNQLYKDKGIQVEYERFVNDDTGNLKLETNLLSGDGVDLYMTYSTDVLTKRAEGNMALDLSELIARDDFQLTKYFGTLAEAYYINGKPYSIPTKLDQYGIVLNEDMFEAAGIEIPTEWTFDEFREIAKKLTHGEGQDKVYGMFWNSQQDLTYLFTYLVAQTTGGDPMYKNDKETSFDDPVVLKSVELINNMMNVDKTSPTHTDSVTQKLSQESMFLTGKSAMTVGPWIVRSVKDQASYPHDFKTAFAPYPVVEKGQRNYTQGGYGDHLCINPKSQNIEAAWEFAKWYANEGMLPVVEGGRVPASNTYNALEVTEAFVMGAEDYLDAETTQKILITPADNYAVPSITNHIAEVKKIAVEELEGIFIGKQTAEEGMNKAKARADELLQK from the coding sequence ATGAGAAAGTGGAAAAAGATAGGGGCACTCGGCATGGCATCTCTAATGGCAATGTCAGTGATGGCCGGCTGCCAGAGCGGCCAGAAAACAGAACAGGTAACTGCGTCTGGGGAGACAGCTAAAACAGATGAATCAAAAACAGAAGCGCCAAAAGCAGGAAATGGAGAACCTGTAGTTTTGCGGATGTGGGGAGGCGTTCCTGCGGAAGCTGGTCCTCAGGCTGTTTGTGATAATTTTAACCAGCTCTACAAGGACAAAGGGATACAGGTAGAGTACGAACGGTTTGTAAATGATGATACGGGAAATTTAAAGCTGGAAACAAATCTTCTCTCAGGAGACGGTGTGGACCTTTATATGACATACAGCACCGATGTTCTGACAAAGCGTGCGGAAGGAAACATGGCACTGGATCTTTCAGAACTGATTGCCCGTGATGATTTCCAACTGACAAAATATTTCGGGACCCTGGCAGAGGCGTATTACATAAACGGAAAGCCTTATTCCATTCCTACAAAGCTGGATCAGTATGGAATTGTTTTAAATGAAGACATGTTTGAAGCAGCCGGGATTGAGATTCCTACGGAATGGACATTTGACGAATTCCGCGAGATCGCCAAAAAGCTTACTCATGGAGAAGGCCAGGATAAGGTTTACGGCATGTTTTGGAATTCCCAGCAGGATCTGACCTATCTTTTCACTTACCTGGTGGCCCAGACAACCGGCGGAGATCCTATGTATAAAAATGACAAGGAAACCAGCTTTGATGATCCTGTGGTACTTAAATCCGTTGAACTGATCAATAACATGATGAATGTGGATAAAACATCTCCTACTCATACGGATTCTGTGACCCAAAAGCTGTCTCAGGAAAGCATGTTCCTGACCGGAAAATCTGCCATGACGGTGGGACCGTGGATTGTAAGAAGCGTTAAGGATCAGGCCAGCTATCCCCATGACTTTAAGACGGCATTCGCTCCTTATCCTGTGGTGGAAAAAGGACAGAGAAATTATACCCAGGGAGGCTATGGCGATCATCTGTGCATCAATCCAAAGTCCCAGAACATTGAGGCAGCATGGGAATTTGCAAAATGGTACGCTAATGAAGGAATGCTTCCCGTAGTGGAAGGTGGCCGGGTGCCGGCTTCCAATACTTATAATGCCCTTGAGGTAACAGAGGCGTTTGTCATGGGAGCCGAGGATTATTTAGATGCAGAAACCACCCAGAAGATCCTTATCACACCGGCAGACAATTACGCGGTACCTTCCATCACCAACCATATTGCAGAGGTAAAGAAAATCGCGGTGGAAGAACTGGAAGGGATATTTATCGGAAAGCAGACAGCGGAGGAAGGCATGAATAAGGCCAAAGCCAGAGCTGATGAGCTTTTGCAGAAATAA